TGTTCGAGAGGTAACACACTGCCAGACCGCAACCGATCAGGATGAGCGGTGTTGCCTTTTCGATCGTTGCCTCCAGCGACCACTGCTCAGTCAAGGGCTCAATGAAAAACTTGTAGAGGCCAAGGGCCGGATTAACGCCGGAAATTGAAAAGATGATCGCGGCCGACAGAGCTGTCAGGCCGACGGCAATCAGAGGCGACATCAGCGACATCAGTTCGCTGTGTTCCTTGCGTTTGACGAGTTCGATCCGCATCAGGCGACCTCCCCTTGTGTCTCGGCTCCGCCTGCCATGAGAAGTCCAACCCGTTCGCGGGTCACATCCGCGGCCGGCTCGGGTTCAGACAGGTAGCCTCTGGAGATCACTGCGATCTTGTCGGCGATTTCAAAGATTTCATCGAGATCCTGGCTGATCACCAGAACTGCAGAGCCGCTTCGGGCGAGATCAATGATTGCCTGACGGATCAGCGCGGCCGCTCCCGCATCGACGCCCCATGTTGGTTGATTAATGATCAGGACGCCCGGTTGCCGGTCGAGCTCGCGCCCAACCACGAATTTCTGCAGATTTCCGCCCGACAGCGACCGAGCTTCCGGATCATCATGCGACATGCGGACATCAAAGGCCTGTTTGATCCGTTGCTCCATTTGCCCGGCATTGGCCGTTGACACCATCCCACCATTGACCAGCTTGTCACCCGTGCTGTGCCGCGTGAGGACAATGTTCTGGGAGAGCTTCATGCCCGGAACGGCGCCATGACCGAGCCGCTCTTCGGGAACGAAGGCGGCGTTTTTCTTCCGGCGCCAATTGATGCTCTTGGAGCCGCAGGGCGCTCCATCCAGCAGGATCATGTCGGGGGCAACGCGCATCTCTCCGGAAATAGCGTCGAACAATTCCCCTTGCCCATTTCCGGCAACGCCTGCAATTGCCACAACTTCTCCCGCACGGAGTTCCAGTGATACGTTGTTCAACGCCGTTGCAAACGGTGTGGCGGCCGGTGCGGACAACTTGTTCAGTCCAAGCCGAATCTCCCCGATAGCCGGCTTTTGCGCCGCTGCATTTACAGCGATTACTTCAGCGCCCACCATCATGCTGGCGAGCGTTGCGGGTGTTTCCTTCGTGGGGTCACATTCATTGACAACCTGACCGTGGCGCAAGATTGTCGCGTGATGGCAGATCCTTTGAACTTCTTCGAGACGGTGGCTGATGTAAAGAACGGCGCAGCCCTCAGATGCCAACCGTTGCAGCGTGAGAAAAAGTTGATCCGCCTCCTGCGGTGTCAGGACAGACGTTGGCTCATCCATGATGATCAGACGAGGTTCCTGAAGGAGACAGCGGACGATTTCGATCCTCTGACGGATGCCGACCGGTAAATCGGCAACAATGTCACTGGGGTTGAGCGGAAGACCATACTCACGGGAGACTGTTTCAATCCGTGAGGCCAAGTCCTTCATGTTTCCGGGGTTTGGCAGTGCGAGCGCAATGTTCTCGACCACGTTCAGCGCCTCAAACAACGAAAAGTGCTGGAAAACCATCCCAATGCCGAGTTCACGGGCAGCGGCAGGATTGTCTATCGCAACCTTTTGGCCATCCCACCAGATCTCGCCCCCATCCGGCTCGAGCGACCCGTAGAACATCTTGACGAGCGTGGATTTTCCTGCGCCGTTTTCACCAAGAAGAGCGTGAATTTCACCCTTGTTGATCGTCAGATCGACGGCGTCGTTGGCTAGGATATCACCGAAACGCTTGGTCAGCCCTTGCGC
This window of the Roseibium alexandrii DFL-11 genome carries:
- a CDS encoding ABC transporter ATP-binding protein, which produces MDTAAAPFARSDKDKLLDAQGLTKRFGDILANDAVDLTINKGEIHALLGENGAGKSTLVKMFYGSLEPDGGEIWWDGQKVAIDNPAAARELGIGMVFQHFSLFEALNVVENIALALPNPGNMKDLASRIETVSREYGLPLNPSDIVADLPVGIRQRIEIVRCLLQEPRLIIMDEPTSVLTPQEADQLFLTLQRLASEGCAVLYISHRLEEVQRICHHATILRHGQVVNECDPTKETPATLASMMVGAEVIAVNAAAQKPAIGEIRLGLNKLSAPAATPFATALNNVSLELRAGEVVAIAGVAGNGQGELFDAISGEMRVAPDMILLDGAPCGSKSINWRRKKNAAFVPEERLGHGAVPGMKLSQNIVLTRHSTGDKLVNGGMVSTANAGQMEQRIKQAFDVRMSHDDPEARSLSGGNLQKFVVGRELDRQPGVLIINQPTWGVDAGAAALIRQAIIDLARSGSAVLVISQDLDEIFEIADKIAVISRGYLSEPEPAADVTRERVGLLMAGGAETQGEVA